One region of Camelina sativa cultivar DH55 chromosome 6, Cs, whole genome shotgun sequence genomic DNA includes:
- the LOC104699162 gene encoding probable F-box protein At3g56670: MKRGREENSYENSPSPTRLRHGVVIDIALDVTVEILKKLPVKSLVRFQCVSKQWSSIIGRRRDFIDSIVARSLTQPPRDAHVLCKHAVHRYKDCFIAFSSNTCPRNIDKVSSVLRIPGNMRQYVRGLIFCWSNKSNEAAIYNPTTRQSFYLPDTKPYDMASCFFGYDPFENQYKALFIPLNHMEEACKIFTLGDPTAKEWRTIQGVGYHFPMASVVSINGSIHYLAWDHDDDSASKFKLMSFDLRREKFYHVEAPKTLMDHVSTLINYQGKLGFVCCEKYMEIWVMVGVEKKTKGWSRIFFYEMEGFQKWHISGATRGGEIAFVDESYLYDDYSCLLYYDPKRNSMRYVKLEGLYPDNKYYMPTIMWTVPDHVENTLALNGWSVGSGPD, encoded by the coding sequence ATGAAGAGAGGACGTGAGGAGAATAGCTACGAGAACTCACCATCGCCAACACGACTTCGTCATGGCGTAGTAATCGATATAGCTCTGGATGTGACTGTGGAGATACTAAAAAAGCTCCCGGTGAAATCTCTAGTGAGGTTCCAATGTGTTTCGAAGCAATGGTCATCCATTATCGGCAGGCGTAGAGATTTCATAGACTCGATCGTGGCTCGGTCTTTGACTCAACCTCCGCGTGATGCCCATGTCTTATGCAAGCACGCTGTACACCGCTACAAGGATTGTTTCATAGCCTTCTCGTCTAATACTTGCCCTCGGAATATTGACAAAGTATCATCAGTACTACGAATCCCTGGTAATATGAGGCAATACGTCCGCGGCTTGATTTTTTGTTGGTCAAACAAGAGTAATGAGGCAGCTATATATAATCCTACCACAAGGCAGTCCTTTTACTTACCAGATACGAAACCCTACGACATGGCCTCTTGCTTCTTCGGATACGACCCTTTCGAGAATCAATACAAAGCATTGTTCATACCGCTAAACCATATGGAGGAGGCTTGTAAAATTTTCACGTTGGGAGATCCCACGGCTAAGGAGTGGAGAACAATCCAAGGCGTTGGATATCACTTTCCAATGGCAAGTGTAGTTTCGATCAACGGGAGTATTCATTACCTAGCATGGGATCATGATGACGATAGTGCTTCTAAATTTAAACTGATGAGTTTTGATTTAAGGCGTGAGAAATTTTACCATGTCGAGGCTCCAAAAACATTGATGGATCACGTTTCGACTCTGATAAATTACCAAGGGAAGTTAGGATTCGTGTGCTGCGAAAAATACATGGAAATTTGGGTTATGGTGGGTGTCGAGAAAAAGACGAAAGGATGGTCGAGGATTTTCTTTTACGAGATGGAGGGTTTCCAGAAATGGCACATCTCAGGTGCTACTCGTGGTGGTGAGATTGCTTTTGTCGATGAGTCATACCTCTATGATGACTATTCGTGTCTCCTTTACTATGACCCGAAGCGAAACAGTATGAGGTACGTTAAGCTCGAAGGCTTATATCCAGACAACAAATATTACATGCCAACTATAATGTGGACTGTTCCAGACCATGTCGAGAACACATTAGCCTTGAATGGTTGGTCAGTAGGCTCTGGACCGGACTAA